One window from the genome of Streptomyces sp. NBC_00287 encodes:
- a CDS encoding LURP-one-related/scramblase family protein, whose amino-acid sequence MRFLVRDRLLGFGDDYWIEDDQGNKAFLVDGKAMRLRDTFELKDRQGRVLIDIRQKMFALRDTMLIERDGEPLATIRRKRLSLLRNHYRVALADGSTELDVSGKILDREFAVEYDGELLAVVSRRWLHVRETYGVDVVREDADPALLIAVAVCVIHLAEKEREGD is encoded by the coding sequence ATGAGATTCCTCGTACGCGACCGGCTCCTCGGCTTCGGTGACGACTACTGGATCGAGGACGACCAGGGCAACAAGGCCTTCCTCGTCGACGGCAAGGCGATGCGGCTGCGGGACACCTTCGAACTGAAGGACCGGCAGGGGCGCGTCCTGATCGACATCAGGCAGAAGATGTTCGCCCTGCGCGACACCATGCTGATCGAGCGGGACGGCGAACCGCTCGCCACCATCCGCCGCAAACGGCTCTCCCTGCTGCGCAACCACTACCGGGTGGCCCTGGCCGACGGCAGCACCGAACTGGACGTCAGCGGCAAGATCCTCGACCGGGAGTTCGCCGTCGAGTACGACGGTGAGCTGCTCGCGGTCGTCTCCCGGCGCTGGCTGCACGTCCGGGAGACCTACGGCGTCGATGTCGTACGGGAGGACGCGGATCCGGCGCTGCTGATCGCGGTGGCGGTGTGTGTGATCCACCTGGCGGAGAAGGAGCGGGAGGGGGACTGA
- a CDS encoding GlxA family transcriptional regulator, protein MAQGSSQQRPHRVAVIVDEGTNPFEVGVATELFGLPRPELGLPAPLYEVTLCTPTRAVRMNHGFFTLTGTPGLDAVDDADTLVVPGRPDNVVPRGADVLDAVRRTHARGARVLSFCTGSFALAEAGLLDGLRATTHWMWADAFRELHPRVRLEPDVLFVDEGRILTAAGSAAALDLGLYLVRQDHGAEIANAVSRRLVFAAHRDGGQRQFVERPVPEVPDESLGPLLAWAQERLGEPLTVAELAARAAVSPATLHRRFRTQLGTTPLAWLTGERVALACRLIERGEERLDVVAARSGLGTAANLRARLRRATGLSPSAYRRRFGPRAGEPLVS, encoded by the coding sequence ATGGCGCAAGGATCCTCTCAGCAACGCCCGCACCGGGTGGCCGTGATCGTCGACGAGGGCACCAACCCGTTCGAGGTAGGCGTCGCCACCGAGCTGTTCGGGCTGCCCCGGCCCGAGCTCGGGCTGCCCGCCCCGCTCTACGAAGTCACGCTGTGCACGCCCACGCGCGCGGTGCGCATGAACCACGGCTTCTTCACGCTGACCGGTACGCCAGGCCTGGACGCCGTGGACGACGCCGACACCCTCGTCGTGCCGGGGCGCCCGGACAACGTCGTCCCGCGCGGCGCCGACGTCCTGGACGCCGTACGCCGCACCCACGCGCGCGGGGCGCGTGTGCTGAGCTTCTGCACGGGTAGCTTCGCGCTCGCCGAGGCCGGTCTGCTGGACGGGCTGCGAGCCACGACGCACTGGATGTGGGCCGACGCCTTCCGCGAGCTGCATCCACGGGTGCGTCTTGAGCCCGACGTGCTCTTCGTGGACGAGGGGCGGATCCTCACAGCGGCGGGAAGCGCCGCCGCGCTCGATCTCGGCCTGTATCTCGTCCGGCAGGACCACGGCGCCGAGATCGCCAACGCCGTCTCCCGGCGGCTCGTCTTCGCCGCTCACCGGGACGGCGGGCAGCGGCAGTTCGTGGAGCGGCCGGTGCCCGAGGTACCGGACGAGTCGCTGGGGCCGCTGCTGGCGTGGGCGCAGGAGCGGCTGGGCGAGCCGCTGACGGTGGCGGAGCTGGCGGCACGGGCCGCGGTGTCGCCGGCCACGCTGCACCGGCGGTTCCGCACCCAGCTCGGGACGACGCCGCTGGCCTGGCTGACCGGGGAGCGGGTGGCGCTGGCCTGTCGGCTGATCGAGCGGGGGGAGGAGCGGCTGGACGTGGTGGCGGCGCGCAGCGGGCTCGGTACGGCGGCGAACCTGCGCGCGCGGCTGCGGCGCGCGACCGGGCTCAGCCCGTCGGCCTACCGGCGGCGTTTCGGACCGCGCGCGGGGGAACCCCTGGTGTCATGA
- a CDS encoding cupin domain-containing protein, giving the protein MTQEPVSLPAALASFTEQWSPRIATTVNDYDVRVTHVEGEHLWHVHDDTDEFFLVLSGELHIALREPAGERTVVLPPLSVFTVPRGTEHKPYAPVPTDILLLEPSGTSTVGDHHEEVPDHVDVTTGHSLT; this is encoded by the coding sequence ATGACTCAGGAACCCGTCTCCCTGCCCGCCGCCCTCGCCTCCTTCACCGAGCAGTGGAGCCCCCGCATCGCCACCACGGTCAACGACTACGACGTCCGCGTCACCCACGTCGAGGGCGAACACCTCTGGCACGTGCACGACGACACCGACGAGTTCTTCCTGGTGCTGAGCGGCGAGCTGCACATTGCCCTGCGGGAGCCGGCCGGCGAGCGCACGGTCGTCCTGCCACCGCTGTCCGTCTTCACGGTCCCCCGCGGCACCGAACACAAGCCGTACGCCCCCGTCCCCACCGACATCCTGCTCCTCGAACCCTCCGGCACCTCGACGGTCGGCGACCACCACGAGGAGGTGCCCGACCACGTCGACGTCACGACTGGCCATTCACTGACCTGA
- a CDS encoding recombinase family protein, whose product MHQDTICDLYLRLSLDRDGKTAIERQEADCRSWAERNGLTVRRVHIDRGRSGYKTVERKGFDAALAAVTAGVVGTLIVWKLDRLSRKGVSQVGKVLDDIEKAGGRFVSVVDGLDTSNDSARMVVAMLAELARSESENLGTRVGHAKRYLRSKGQWVGGQPPYGLLIDPKTKKLMHDPEHAVYARLIADEALAGTSLVKIARLLNEFEILSPRGGQWNAASIMQLLRSPAFAGLMPETETVETGDGERKYTGRVFPYRDPETLDTVEIGEGIITVGERDRIIRTLESRTFVHTGKRRPKPEGTALLTGLVYCAVPGCGRRMHRVGGSYQCMARRAGNQCIGASALAEAVDNYVTEQFLNKLPSLEPNDPLVVAIADRWVHRIDPETFAKRDALSAEIQDEEERLADLEDARYVRGEFKGAAAVERYSRLTERLTMRIDGLRGELLKLPVPSVDMSSMLDGLTLREAWIEATNEGRRDRLSLAIDRVEVTKGVRGQRIIPGQRVQIQWATLTVADTAG is encoded by the coding sequence GTGCACCAAGACACAATCTGTGATCTATACCTCCGGCTGTCCCTCGACCGTGACGGCAAGACCGCAATTGAACGGCAGGAAGCCGACTGCCGTTCCTGGGCCGAACGCAACGGACTGACCGTCCGCAGGGTCCACATAGACAGAGGGCGGTCCGGCTACAAGACCGTTGAGCGCAAGGGCTTCGACGCAGCTCTGGCGGCTGTCACGGCGGGCGTCGTTGGCACGCTGATTGTCTGGAAACTGGACCGTCTGTCCCGCAAGGGCGTCAGCCAGGTGGGCAAAGTGCTGGACGACATCGAGAAGGCCGGCGGCCGTTTCGTCTCAGTCGTGGACGGTCTTGATACCTCGAACGACTCGGCGCGCATGGTTGTCGCCATGCTCGCCGAGCTCGCCAGGTCCGAGTCGGAGAATCTCGGCACGCGCGTCGGCCATGCCAAGCGCTACCTGCGCAGCAAGGGCCAATGGGTCGGCGGACAGCCACCGTATGGGCTGCTCATCGATCCGAAGACCAAGAAACTCATGCACGACCCGGAGCACGCCGTCTACGCCCGCTTGATCGCGGATGAAGCGCTGGCTGGGACATCGTTGGTCAAGATCGCCCGACTCCTCAATGAGTTCGAGATCCTCTCGCCCAGGGGTGGGCAGTGGAATGCGGCCAGCATCATGCAGCTCCTGCGTTCCCCGGCGTTCGCCGGCCTTATGCCGGAGACCGAAACCGTCGAGACGGGCGACGGTGAGCGGAAGTACACAGGCAGGGTCTTCCCGTACCGAGACCCCGAGACTCTCGACACGGTCGAGATCGGCGAGGGAATCATCACGGTCGGAGAGCGTGACCGGATCATCCGTACGCTGGAATCCAGAACGTTCGTACATACGGGAAAGCGACGGCCGAAGCCCGAAGGGACGGCGCTACTCACCGGGCTCGTCTACTGCGCGGTTCCTGGCTGCGGTCGCCGGATGCACCGTGTCGGTGGCAGCTATCAATGCATGGCGCGGCGTGCGGGCAACCAGTGCATCGGAGCGTCGGCGCTGGCCGAGGCGGTGGACAACTACGTGACAGAACAATTTCTCAACAAGCTCCCTTCGCTCGAACCGAATGACCCGCTGGTTGTCGCGATCGCTGACCGCTGGGTCCACCGGATTGATCCGGAGACATTCGCCAAACGTGATGCTCTCAGCGCCGAGATCCAGGATGAGGAAGAGCGGTTGGCGGACCTTGAAGACGCACGCTACGTGCGCGGTGAGTTCAAGGGCGCTGCGGCCGTTGAGCGGTACAGCCGGCTTACAGAGCGGCTCACGATGCGCATCGACGGCTTGCGCGGAGAACTCCTCAAGCTCCCTGTGCCTTCCGTGGACATGTCCTCGATGCTCGACGGCCTCACCTTGCGCGAAGCATGGATAGAAGCAACGAACGAGGGCCGGCGTGATCGGTTGTCTCTTGCCATCGACCGAGTGGAGGTGACCAAGGGAGTTCGAGGCCAGAGGATCATCCCTGGGCAGCGGGTCCAGATCCAGTGGGCGACGCTGACGGTCGCGGACACGGCCGGGTGA
- a CDS encoding DUF6458 family protein: protein MGLGGCIILIAAGAILTFATDWDMEGVNLDLVGIILMIVGLIGVTTFSSIARRRRVVVPPTTPVIDEEGHHRRHDGYSDGYGA from the coding sequence ATGGGCCTCGGCGGATGCATCATCCTCATCGCCGCGGGAGCCATCCTCACGTTCGCGACCGACTGGGACATGGAGGGCGTCAATCTCGACCTGGTCGGAATCATCCTGATGATCGTCGGGCTGATCGGCGTCACGACGTTCAGCAGCATCGCCCGGCGCAGGCGGGTGGTGGTCCCGCCCACCACGCCGGTCATCGACGAGGAGGGGCACCACCGGCGGCACGACGGTTACAGCGACGGCTACGGCGCCTGA
- a CDS encoding M18 family aminopeptidase — translation MSEPSRFDRGHTDDLMTFLAASPSAYHAVANTAERLEKAGFRQVAETDAWDGTSGGKYVVRGGAIVAWYVPEGAAAHTPFRIIGAHTDSPNLRIKPLPDAGAHGWRQAAVEIYGGPLLNSWLDRDLGLAGRLTLRDGSTRLVNIDRPLLRVPQLAIHLDRTVSSEGLKLDKQRHLQPVWGLGADVRDGDLIAFLEEESGLPSGEVTGWDLMVHPVEPPAYLGRDRELLAGPRMDNLLSVHAAVAALTAVSGGNLPYIPVLAAFDHEENGSQSDTGADGPLLGGVLERSVFARGGSYEDKARAFAGTVCLSSDTGHAVHPNYAERHDPTHHPRVNGGPILKVNVNNRYATDGSGRAVFAAACERADVPFQSFVSNNSMPCGTTIGPITAARHGIRTVDIGVAILSMHSARELCGADDPFLLANVLVAFLEG, via the coding sequence ATGAGCGAACCCTCCCGCTTCGATCGCGGCCACACCGACGACCTCATGACCTTCCTGGCGGCGAGTCCGTCGGCGTACCACGCCGTCGCGAACACCGCCGAGCGGCTGGAGAAGGCCGGGTTCCGCCAGGTCGCGGAGACGGACGCCTGGGACGGGACGAGCGGCGGCAAGTACGTGGTGCGGGGCGGCGCGATCGTGGCCTGGTACGTGCCCGAGGGCGCCGCCGCGCACACCCCGTTCCGGATCATCGGCGCGCACACCGACTCCCCCAACCTGCGCATCAAGCCGCTGCCCGACGCCGGGGCGCACGGCTGGCGGCAGGCGGCCGTGGAGATCTACGGCGGACCCCTGCTCAACTCCTGGCTCGACCGCGACCTCGGCCTTGCCGGCCGGCTCACCCTGCGCGACGGCTCGACGCGGCTCGTCAACATCGACCGGCCGCTGCTGCGCGTCCCCCAACTCGCCATCCACCTGGACCGCACGGTCTCCTCGGAGGGCCTCAAGCTCGACAAGCAGCGGCACCTGCAGCCGGTCTGGGGACTCGGCGCCGATGTGCGCGACGGCGATCTGATCGCCTTTCTGGAGGAGGAGAGCGGGCTCCCCTCCGGCGAGGTCACCGGCTGGGACCTGATGGTGCACCCCGTCGAGCCGCCCGCCTACCTCGGCCGCGACCGCGAGCTGCTGGCCGGACCGCGCATGGACAATCTGCTCTCCGTGCACGCCGCGGTGGCGGCGCTGACGGCGGTGTCCGGCGGCAACCTGCCGTACATCCCGGTCCTCGCCGCCTTCGACCACGAGGAGAACGGCTCCCAGTCCGACACCGGCGCGGACGGGCCGCTGCTCGGCGGAGTGCTGGAGCGTTCGGTGTTCGCGCGCGGAGGGTCGTACGAGGACAAGGCCCGTGCCTTCGCCGGGACCGTGTGTCTGTCCTCCGACACCGGGCACGCCGTGCACCCCAACTACGCGGAGCGGCACGACCCGACGCACCACCCCCGGGTCAACGGCGGGCCCATCCTCAAGGTCAACGTCAACAACCGCTACGCGACCGACGGTTCGGGCCGCGCGGTGTTCGCCGCCGCCTGCGAACGCGCCGACGTGCCCTTCCAGTCCTTCGTCTCCAACAACTCCATGCCCTGCGGCACCACCATCGGCCCGATCACCGCGGCCCGGCACGGCATCCGGACCGTCGACATCGGCGTGGCGATCCTGTCCATGCACAGCGCCCGCGAACTGTGCGGCGCCGACGACCCGTTCCTGCTGGCGAACGTGCTGGTGGCGTTCCTGGAGGGGTAG
- a CDS encoding acyl-CoA dehydrogenase — protein MGHYKSNLRDIEFNLFEVLGRDKLYGTGPFAEMDTDTAKSILEEMTRLAENDLAESFIDADRNPPVFDPETNTAPVPASFKKSYKAFMDSEYWRLGLPEEIGGTTAPPSLIWSYAELILGANPAVWMYSSGPAFAGILFDEGNDVQKKIAQIAVERTWGSTMVLTEPDAGSDVGAGRTKAIQQEDGSWHIEGVKRFITSGEHDMEENILHYVLARPEGHGPGTKGLSLFMVPKYLFDFETGELGERNGVYATNVEHKMGLKASNTCEMTFGDQHPAKGWLIGDKHDGIRQMFRIIEFARMMVGTKAISTLSTGYLNALEYAKERVQGPDLANFMDKTAPKVSITHHPDVRRSLMTQKAYAEGMRALVLYTASIQDAIAVKEAAGEDAKAEHALNDLLLPIVKGYGSEKGYEQLAQSLQTFGGSGFLQEYPIEQYIRDAKIDTLYEGTTAIQGQDFFFRKIVRNQGAALNGLAEDIKKFLALGTGGEELAGAREHLAKAAVELEAIVGLMLTDLAATEQDVKNIYKVGLNTTRLLMASGDVVVGYLLLKGAAVAAEKLETASAKDKPFYTGKIAAAKFFAANVLPGVTGARKLAQGVELDLMELDEAAF, from the coding sequence ATGGGGCACTACAAGTCGAATCTCCGCGACATCGAGTTCAACCTCTTCGAGGTGCTCGGGCGCGACAAGCTGTACGGCACCGGGCCCTTCGCCGAGATGGACACGGACACCGCGAAGAGCATCCTCGAGGAGATGACCCGCCTCGCGGAGAACGACCTTGCGGAGTCCTTCATCGACGCCGACCGCAACCCGCCGGTCTTCGACCCGGAGACCAACACCGCGCCGGTCCCCGCGTCCTTCAAGAAGAGCTACAAGGCGTTCATGGACTCCGAGTACTGGCGCCTCGGCCTGCCGGAGGAGATCGGCGGCACCACCGCTCCCCCGTCGCTGATCTGGTCGTACGCGGAGCTGATCCTCGGCGCCAACCCGGCCGTGTGGATGTACTCCTCCGGTCCGGCCTTCGCCGGGATCCTCTTCGACGAGGGCAATGACGTCCAGAAGAAGATCGCCCAGATCGCCGTCGAGCGGACCTGGGGCTCCACCATGGTGCTGACCGAGCCCGACGCGGGTTCGGACGTCGGCGCCGGGCGTACCAAGGCGATCCAGCAGGAGGACGGCTCCTGGCACATCGAGGGTGTGAAGCGCTTCATCACCTCCGGTGAGCACGACATGGAGGAGAACATCCTCCATTACGTCCTCGCCCGCCCCGAGGGCCACGGCCCCGGCACCAAGGGCCTGTCCCTCTTCATGGTCCCGAAGTACCTCTTCGACTTCGAGACCGGCGAGCTGGGCGAGCGCAACGGCGTCTACGCCACCAACGTCGAGCACAAGATGGGCCTGAAGGCCTCCAACACCTGCGAGATGACCTTCGGCGACCAGCACCCCGCCAAGGGCTGGCTGATCGGCGACAAGCACGACGGCATCCGCCAGATGTTCCGGATCATCGAGTTCGCCCGCATGATGGTCGGCACGAAGGCGATCTCCACGCTGTCGACCGGCTACCTGAACGCCCTTGAGTACGCCAAGGAGCGCGTCCAGGGTCCGGACCTCGCGAACTTCATGGACAAGACCGCGCCCAAGGTCTCCATCACCCACCACCCGGACGTGCGCCGCTCGCTGATGACGCAGAAGGCGTACGCGGAGGGCATGCGCGCGCTGGTGCTCTACACGGCGTCGATCCAGGACGCGATCGCCGTCAAGGAGGCCGCGGGCGAGGACGCCAAGGCCGAGCACGCGCTCAACGACCTGCTCCTGCCGATCGTGAAGGGCTACGGCTCCGAGAAGGGCTACGAGCAGCTCGCGCAGTCGCTGCAGACCTTCGGCGGCTCCGGGTTCCTGCAGGAGTACCCGATCGAGCAGTACATCCGGGACGCCAAGATCGACACCCTCTACGAGGGCACCACCGCGATCCAGGGCCAGGACTTCTTCTTCCGGAAGATCGTCCGCAACCAGGGCGCGGCCCTGAACGGCCTCGCCGAGGACATCAAGAAGTTCCTGGCGCTCGGCACGGGCGGCGAGGAGCTGGCCGGTGCCCGCGAGCACCTGGCCAAGGCCGCCGTCGAGCTGGAGGCGATCGTCGGTCTGATGCTGACCGACCTCGCCGCCACCGAGCAGGACGTCAAGAACATCTACAAGGTGGGCCTGAACACCACCCGCCTGCTGATGGCCTCCGGTGACGTCGTCGTCGGCTACCTGCTGCTCAAGGGCGCCGCCGTGGCCGCCGAGAAGCTGGAGACCGCCTCCGCCAAGGACAAGCCCTTCTACACCGGCAAGATCGCGGCGGCGAAGTTCTTCGCGGCCAACGTCCTGCCGGGCGTCACGGGCGCCCGCAAGCTCGCCCAGGGCGTCGAGCTGGACCTGATGGAGCTGGACGAAGCCGCGTTCTAG
- a CDS encoding intradiol ring-cleavage dioxygenase: MHSHHDDEIHEHDRGLSYDLPVLARRRMIRLMAGAGLIPLVGCSSGEDDTSATATPSAETATSSAGTAECAAIPEETAGPYPGDGSNGVNVLKESGVVRSDITSSFGDSAGGTAEGVPLTITLTVVDAASGCGTPKAGAAVYLWHCDRDGNYSLYSEGVTEENYLRGVQETDDKGQVTFKSIFPACYTGRWPHIHFEVYGSLADATSATSITSTSQLALPQDVCDTVYATDGYSQSVANLSRLSIETDNIFSDGHEQQLAAVTGSAEKGYTAALTVPV, encoded by the coding sequence ATGCACAGCCACCACGACGACGAGATCCACGAGCACGACAGGGGACTCTCCTACGACCTTCCCGTGCTCGCCCGCCGACGGATGATCCGGCTCATGGCGGGGGCGGGCCTGATACCGCTGGTGGGATGCAGCTCCGGTGAGGACGACACGTCCGCGACGGCCACACCGTCGGCCGAGACAGCCACATCATCGGCCGGGACAGCCGAGTGCGCCGCCATTCCCGAGGAGACCGCCGGGCCCTACCCCGGCGACGGCTCCAACGGCGTCAACGTCCTCAAGGAGAGCGGTGTCGTGCGCAGCGACATCACCTCCAGCTTCGGCGACTCGGCCGGCGGCACTGCCGAGGGCGTGCCCCTGACGATCACCCTCACGGTCGTCGACGCCGCCTCCGGCTGCGGGACCCCCAAGGCGGGCGCCGCGGTCTACCTGTGGCACTGCGACCGGGACGGCAACTACTCCCTGTACTCGGAGGGCGTCACGGAGGAGAACTACCTGCGGGGCGTCCAGGAGACCGACGACAAGGGCCAGGTCACCTTCAAGAGCATCTTCCCCGCCTGTTACACCGGCCGCTGGCCGCACATCCACTTCGAGGTCTACGGCAGCCTGGCCGACGCCACCTCGGCGACCTCCATCACGAGCACCTCGCAGCTCGCGCTGCCCCAGGACGTCTGCGACACCGTGTACGCGACGGACGGCTACAGCCAGAGTGTGGCGAACCTCAGCCGGCTCTCCATCGAGACGGACAACATTTTCAGCGACGGCCACGAGCAGCAGCTGGCGGCGGTCACGGGCAGTGCCGAGAAGGGGTACACGGCCGCGCTGACCGTTCCGGTGTGA
- a CDS encoding SseB family protein, which produces MYGYDQNVGAQQGYAPPQQPMSGGYGQQPPLYPEPSPPSLADAVRAFTTGQMSAEDFQQVFATSKVYCPRGDNPGFLALHNTQQPVIPMFTSLKELRRYAGKESKYFVITGAEVIDLLPTGYGFVLDMEGEHRMVFDAKAVEQMVEFAMRRMYG; this is translated from the coding sequence ATGTACGGCTACGACCAGAACGTCGGCGCACAGCAGGGGTACGCCCCGCCGCAGCAGCCCATGTCCGGCGGCTACGGCCAGCAGCCACCGCTCTACCCCGAGCCGTCCCCGCCCTCGCTCGCGGACGCGGTGCGGGCCTTCACCACCGGGCAGATGTCGGCGGAGGACTTCCAGCAGGTCTTCGCGACCTCGAAGGTCTACTGCCCGCGCGGCGACAACCCCGGCTTCCTCGCGCTGCACAACACCCAGCAGCCGGTGATCCCGATGTTCACCTCGCTCAAGGAGCTGCGCCGGTACGCGGGCAAGGAGTCCAAGTACTTCGTCATCACCGGCGCCGAGGTGATCGACCTCCTCCCGACCGGCTACGGCTTCGTCCTCGACATGGAGGGCGAGCACCGGATGGTGTTCGACGCGAAGGCGGTCGAGCAGATGGTGGAGTTCGCGATGCGCCGCATGTACGGCTGA
- a CDS encoding pirin family protein, with the protein MPAVTVENPLALPRVAAPADAAARPVLAVTTAPSGFEGEGFPVRRAFAGINYRHLDPFIMMDQMGEVDYAPGEPKGTPWHPHRGFETVTYIIDGIFDHQDSNGGGGTITNGDTQWMTAGSGLLHIEAPPESLVMSGGLFHGLQLWVNLPARDKMMPPRYQDIRGGNVQLLTTPDGGALLRVIAGELDGHQGPGITHTPITMVHATLAPGAEITLPWREDFNGLAYVLAGKGAVGAERRPIQVGQTAVFGTGGSLTVRADEKQDSHTPDLEVVLLGGQPIREPMAHYGPFVMNTREELQQAFEDFQKGRLGTIPAVHGMTEGGL; encoded by the coding sequence ATGCCCGCAGTGACCGTCGAGAACCCGCTGGCACTGCCGCGCGTCGCCGCGCCCGCAGACGCCGCGGCCCGTCCCGTGCTCGCCGTCACGACCGCGCCGAGCGGTTTCGAGGGTGAGGGCTTCCCGGTGCGCCGTGCGTTCGCCGGGATCAATTACCGCCATCTGGACCCGTTCATCATGATGGACCAGATGGGCGAGGTGGATTACGCGCCGGGCGAGCCCAAGGGCACCCCCTGGCACCCGCACCGCGGCTTCGAGACCGTGACCTACATCATCGACGGCATCTTCGACCACCAGGACTCCAACGGCGGTGGCGGCACCATCACCAACGGCGACACCCAGTGGATGACGGCGGGCTCCGGCCTGCTGCACATCGAGGCGCCGCCGGAGTCGCTCGTGATGTCGGGCGGGCTCTTCCACGGCCTCCAGCTGTGGGTGAACCTGCCGGCCAGGGACAAGATGATGCCCCCGCGCTACCAGGACATCCGCGGCGGCAACGTGCAGCTGCTGACGACGCCGGACGGCGGCGCGCTGCTGCGGGTCATCGCGGGCGAGCTGGACGGCCACCAGGGCCCCGGCATCACCCACACCCCGATCACGATGGTGCACGCCACCCTCGCGCCGGGCGCGGAGATCACCCTGCCGTGGCGTGAGGACTTCAACGGCCTGGCGTACGTCCTGGCGGGCAAGGGCGCGGTCGGTGCCGAGCGGCGGCCGATCCAGGTCGGTCAGACCGCCGTCTTCGGCACGGGCGGTTCGCTGACCGTCCGCGCGGACGAGAAGCAGGACTCCCACACGCCGGACCTGGAAGTCGTCCTCCTCGGCGGACAGCCGATCCGCGAACCCATGGCCCACTACGGCCCCTTCGTCATGAACACCCGCGAGGAACTCCAGCAGGCGTTCGAGGACTTCCAGAAGGGCCGCCTCGGCACGATCCCGGCGGTGCACGGGATGACCGAGGGCGGGCTGTAG
- a CDS encoding AI-2E family transporter has product MQDSRQLLLPEPVRRVGAWCAVILLAAGVVYVGIRLCVEFRTAVVPVLLALLGTALLGPFHRRLVKARVNRSVAAAVTCVAVVAVVGGAVYIVVAALIDTGDQIVASLRTAAEDLADHFGAAGTSLDDIAANSRELLSKFGGTAASGVISGVSVVGETIAMAVLALLLVFFFLRDSHRAVGALRSMSPRGTADTLEAMARRAFEAVEGFMRGTTLIALIDAICITVGLLVLDVPGAVGLGALVFVTAYIPYLGAFLSGAVAVLVALADRGFVIALWALGVVLAVQLLEGHVLQPMIQSRTVQMHPAVVMLAITAGASVAGILGMLLSVPLTAAAFGVLHELRTRYGDS; this is encoded by the coding sequence GTGCAGGACTCCCGACAGCTGCTGCTTCCCGAACCCGTGCGGCGGGTCGGTGCCTGGTGCGCCGTGATTCTGCTGGCCGCGGGGGTGGTGTACGTCGGGATCCGGCTGTGCGTTGAGTTCCGTACGGCCGTCGTGCCCGTGCTGCTCGCGCTGCTCGGCACGGCGCTGCTCGGGCCCTTCCACCGGCGGCTCGTCAAGGCGCGGGTCAACCGGTCGGTGGCCGCCGCCGTCACCTGCGTGGCCGTGGTGGCCGTGGTCGGCGGGGCCGTGTACATCGTGGTGGCCGCGCTCATCGACACCGGGGACCAGATCGTCGCCTCGCTCAGGACCGCGGCCGAGGATCTCGCCGATCACTTCGGGGCGGCCGGGACCTCGCTGGACGACATCGCCGCCAACTCCAGGGAGTTGCTCAGCAAGTTCGGCGGCACCGCCGCCTCCGGCGTCATCAGCGGGGTCAGCGTCGTCGGCGAGACCATCGCCATGGCCGTACTGGCGCTGCTGCTCGTCTTCTTCTTCCTGCGCGACTCCCACCGGGCCGTCGGCGCCCTGCGGTCGATGTCGCCGCGCGGGACCGCCGACACCCTGGAGGCGATGGCGCGGCGGGCCTTCGAGGCCGTCGAGGGGTTCATGCGCGGGACCACCTTGATCGCGCTGATCGACGCGATCTGCATCACCGTGGGCCTGCTGGTCCTGGATGTGCCGGGGGCCGTCGGGCTCGGCGCCCTGGTCTTCGTCACCGCCTACATCCCCTATCTCGGCGCCTTCCTGTCCGGGGCGGTCGCGGTGCTGGTGGCGCTCGCCGACCGGGGGTTCGTGATCGCGCTGTGGGCGCTGGGGGTCGTACTCGCCGTACAGCTGCTGGAGGGGCATGTGCTCCAGCCGATGATCCAGAGCCGGACCGTGCAGATGCATCCGGCGGTGGTGATGCTGGCGATCACCGCGGGCGCCTCCGTGGCCGGCATCCTCGGGATGCTGCTGTCGGTGCCGTTGACGGCGGCGGCCTTCGGGGTCCTCCACGAGCTGCGCACGCGCTACGGCGACTCCTGA